In Crassostrea angulata isolate pt1a10 chromosome 6, ASM2561291v2, whole genome shotgun sequence, a genomic segment contains:
- the LOC128190164 gene encoding uncharacterized protein LOC128190164 — MENGTLSSVKFSGCKCRKTASFDFKLKKRGKKFNVYKGRMHSCCADIQYAAVKARANEKGSSSDLVDYVIALEAAINIALRFSKCFKNILTVQFPELHLAVMDNVSVFNKLFSKGSRALSSEEYVLFEPYIKDLKYFVTAEGIVTDTCPVVIEELCHFSYHESNGTNVLRGLRGAWEKNGKSFRLASPSTKYFVEKCTESEIPCAINNFFQTHRCTAVCEKWLVPNQKQGAPAATDISTSGACGPVMELPPSYSYIVESH, encoded by the coding sequence atggaaaatggGACCCTGTCGTCCGTTAAATTCAGTGGGTGCAAATGTAGGAAAACGGCTTCTTTTGACTTTAAACTTAAGAAGAGAGGCAAAAAATTCAACGTCTACAAGGGGCGGATGCATTCATGTTGTGCCGACATTCAGTATGCAGCTGTAAAAGCGAGGGCGAACGAGAAAGGAAGTAGTTCGGACCTTGTTGACTACGTGATAGCTTTAGAGGCTGCAATAAATATAGCCCTCAggttttcaaaatgtttcaaaaacattttaacgGTTCAGTTTCCGGAACTACACCTAGCAGTAATGGACAATGTTAGTGTCTTCAACAAACTCTTCTCCAAGGGTTCCCGCGCACTGTCAAGCGAGGAATATGTTTTGTTTGAGCCTTATATCAAAGATCTGAAATATTTCGTTACAGCAGAGGGTATTGTTACAGACACGTGCCCTGTGGTGATTGAAGAACTCTGTCATTTTTCCTACCACGAATCCAACGGCACCAACGTTCTACGTGGATTGAGAGGGGCTTGGGAAAAGAACGGAAAAAGCTTCCGCCTCGCTTCACCGTCCACAAAGTATTTTGTCGAAAAATGCACCGAATCTGAAATTCCTTGTGCCATTAACAATTTCTTTCAAACCCATAGATGCACTGCTGTTTGTGAAAAATGGCTGGTTCCGAATCAAAAGCAAGGTGCGCCAGCAGCGACGGACATTTCCACATCCGGGGCTTGTGGTCCGGTAATGGAACTGCCCCCGTCCTACAGTTATATCGTGGAATCTCACTGA
- the LOC128190165 gene encoding uncharacterized protein LOC128190165, giving the protein MQQQDIVITLSVCAVIMTTVFFEHRMQQVEETCARAQSYNNNDSQRAGKSEEMIGGERVDAEDADERSERTEATMRRHKSNDIMEDELSQLSARKAVAFSVTIGHSLTDNETVSEIVIYDIVEINIGEGYDPTTGIFRVPESGAYAFQWTSVTIPGKWFETELNINGHQKRLNSCNNKGETASSNLSCTSMVITEAKEGDIVWIAKFGQDGDYLMEMYSSFSGWKIGELSKE; this is encoded by the exons ATGCAGCAACAAGACATTGTCATCACCCTGTCCGTGTGTGCGGTGATTATGACCACTGTGTTCTTTGAGCATCGAATGCAGCAAGTGGAGGAGACATGTGCACGGGCACAGTCATACAATAATAATGACAGTCAAAGAGCGGGAAAATCTGAGGAGATGATTGGTGGAGAGCGAGTTGACGCAGAAGACGCAGATGAGAGGAGTGAGAGAACAGAGGCAACAATGAGGCGACACAAGTCCAACGATATTATGGAAGATG AACTGAGTCAACTATCGGCTAGGAAGGCAGTGGCGTTTTCAGTGACAATAGGACACTCGTTAACAGACAACGAAACGGTGTCCGAGATCGTCATCTACGACATCGTCGAAATCAACATCGGCGAAGGTTACGACCCCACGACCGGGATATTTAGGGTCCCGGAATCAGGGGCGTACGCATTCCAGTGGACTAGTGTGACCATTCCGGGGAAATGGTTCGAGACAGAGTTGAACATTAATGGCCACCAGAAGAGGTTAAACAGTTGCAATAACAAGGGAGAGACTGCATCCTCAAACCTGTCGTGTACCTCGATGGTCATAACTGAGGCCAAAGAAGGGGATATTGTGTGGATAGCCAAGTTCGGACAAGATGGCGACTATCTAATGGAGATGTATTCATCATTTTCGGGATGGAAAATTGGGGAGTTGTCGAAAGAATGA
- the LOC128190163 gene encoding alpha-protein kinase vwkA-like gives MGQQISVETLCGQDEDFGGRYWCSFEPYPYRVGPRKLSYMGILNGEGPRRGDRCLVKAFRQGCAMKEDWNHEVERAKMAKSLAVEFNKEMAEIGQRVNLLFHTPMLVEIDEVSSYMCIALLLGKPRKKIRELEYVSVEPYLQGKFQNFNSSKTKMFDSMVMNAFSHYTWCCTQGECVVTGMKGVKRFEDYHLTTPVIHSREGAYGRTDLGQMGIDNFFANHQCNNFCRDLPRLDELGCFPKDCDLDLVAFQLESAGGIFTKKMKSNIPVIPRIGSTVHCNKPSHCVCEFFRLPCPHRIEHTSGLIYAINRSFVQEKIR, from the coding sequence ATGGGCCAGCAGATTAGCGTGGAAACCCTTTGTGGACAAGATGAGGATTTTGGAGGGCGATACTGGTGCAGTTTTGAACCATACCCATATCGGGTTGGTCCTCGGAAGCTTTCATATATGGGCATTCTTAACGGTGAGGGACCACGGAGAGGGGACAGGTGCCTAGTGAAGGCATTCCGACAGGGCTGTGCCATGAAGGAGGATTGGAACCACGAAGTTGAACGAGCCAAAATGGCCAAATCTTTAGCGGTGGAGTTCAACAAAGAGATGGCCGAAATTGGTCAGCGAGTGAATCTGTTGTTCCATACGCCGATGCTGGTTGAAATCGACGAAGTGTCCTCTTATATGTGCATTGCGTTGCTGCTGGGAAAGCCAAGGAAGAAAATCCGGGAGCTCGAGTACGTGTCAGTTGAACCATACCTTCAAGGCAAATTCCAAAACTTTAATAGTTCTAAGACAAAAATGTTCGATTCCATGGTCATGAATGCGTTTTCTCACTACACATGGTGCTGCACGCAAGGCGAGTGCGTAGTAACTGGAATGAAAGGCGTGAAGCGGTTTGAGGACTATCATCTGACCACCCCAGTCATTCACTCACGTGAAGGCGCATACGGCCGCACGGACCTGGGACAAATGGGGATCGACAATTTCTTCGCCAACCACCAGTGTAATAACTTTTGCCGGGATCTTCCCAGGCTGGACGAACTTGGCTGCTTTCCGAAAGACTGCGATCTGGATCTTGTTGCTTTCCAGCTGGAGAGCGCAGGTGGTATTTTTACCAAAAAGATGAAATCGAACATTCCTGTTATTCCTAGAATTGGCTCCACCGTGCATTGCAATAAACCTAGTCACTGTGTTTGCGAGTTCTTCCGCCTACCTTGCCCGCACAGAATTGAACACACGTCAGGTCTAATCTACGCCATTAACCGCTCGtttgtacaagaaaaaataagatga
- the LOC128190162 gene encoding tyrosinase-like protein 1, with translation MGFWRETLVIACLIFGLLELSSALLEPAPFPDALRECYEFRSFNLTPSDQVASRIQTSCYRHYQYKQLAKGNIWSAPNITQEGVNYINGLFRQVFNEARHIANYNKKSKRHKRQAMFPGRYRQEVRSPGGAYQRYANCILRLQRESVEPPQAGRNTYQTLAVLHSGEVLAYAHGGPAFIPWHRIYLILLETACGSPIPYWDSTVDHDMMDPTMSILWSEQFFGNGDGDVMTGPYQSIRTILGEPLVRNIGTGQSPLFTKEGLQAVLSRRRYSEIVEPKQGAEYIFSLEGHHNGPHTWVGGHLALTNTAAYDPIFFNHHAFIDHVYELFRQQQIRFQINPEVDYPLQTPPGHAANDFIDFRPYTNPLRNIEGLSNLIAGMVMYEPLPNCMNRCNGSPFLFCDQRRFVCVSRPRMTAMAPGGAQGFGQSSQPGQAPASQNVPSVSRASAQARGPIQGGPSFRPAPLTDSRNRPDTIGSAPAAPQVLMAGMQARAGGQGRKRRAATDLPQNKTSVHQDGSAQQVSSLQRSLTNTFIIDGVADPKRWVYVSVRVFYNRSSIVDGKDPTIHANSPREISKESCHGPNSGASKVFISSNGLDYVGVYNEFAIVDERQPISITTTAIGVKNPDYGEAETLFTAYDSCGRPCRPLCLASSQGKQTYKPCSAVFKVSSALPKMFHLSYRDAIFGGVQADNLIESFGRDTTPPITFVCDNSKFWPWEY, from the exons ATGGGTTTCTGGAGAGAAACCCTGGTTATCGCTTGCTTGATCTTCGGACTCTTGGAGTTGTCGTCTGCTCTGCTAGAGCCAGCGCCATTTCCAGACGCTTTACGAGAATGTTACGAGTTCCGATCGTTCAACTTGACACCATCAGACCAGGTCGCCAGCCGTATACAGACTTCTTGTTACCGACACTACCAGTATAAACAACTGGCCAAAGGAAATATATGGTCCGCTCCAAACATAACTCAGGAGGGAGTCAACTACATCAATGGGCTGTTCAGACAAGTTTTCAATGAGGCTCGGCACATCGCTAATTACAACAAAAAGTCCAAGCGACATAAGCGACAGGCGATGTTTCCCGGAAGATACAGACAGGAAGTTAGGAGTCCTGGCGGGGCCTATCAGCGTTACGCTAACTGTATTCTTCGGCTACAGAGAGAG TCTGTGGAGCCACCCCAAGCGGGTCGTAACACCTACCAGACCTTGGCCGTCCTACACTCGGGGGAGGTATTAGCATACGCCCACGGAGGACCAGCGTTTATCCCTTGGCACAGAATTTATCTCATCCT GTTGGAGACTGCATGTGGGTCGCCTATACCTTACTGGGACTCCACGGTAGACCACGATATGATGGACCCCACCATGTCTATTCTGTGGAGCGAACAGTTCTTCGGAAATGGCGATGGTGATGTCATGACTGGGCCATACCAGAGCATCAGAACGATACTCGGGGAACCTCTCGTGCGAAATATTGGAACAGGTCAg AGTCCCCTATTCACTAAAGAGGGACTCCAAGCTGTACTGAGTCGCCGAAGATATTCAGAAATAGTTGAGCCTAAACAGGGCGCAGAATACATCTTCAGTCTGGAGGGCCATCACAATGGTCCACACACGTGGGTAGGGGGGCATTTGGCACTCACCAATACGGCCGCTTACGATCCCATATTCTTTAACCACCACGCCTTTATTGATCACGTTTATGAACTATTCAGACAACAACAAATTCGTTTTCAAATCAATCCAGAGGTGGACTATCCGTTACAAACTCCACCAGGGCACGCTGCCAATGACTTTATAGATTTCAGACCATACACCAACCCTCTGCGAAATATTGAGGGTCTGTCCAATCTTATTGCAGGCATGGTAATGTATGAGCCTCTTCCAAACTGTATGAATAGATGCAATGGCAGTCCGTTCCTATTTTGTGACCAAAGAAGATTTGTCTGTGTATCTCGTCCCCGTATGACAGCAATGGCGCCTGGAGGTGCACAGGGCTTCGGACAAAGCAGTCAGCCAGGCCAAGCTCCCGCCAGTCAGAATGTTCCGTCTGTGTCACGTGCTAGTGCACAGGCACGTGGTCCTATCCAAGGAGGTCCAAGTTTCCGACCAGCTCCATTAACTGATAGCCGAAATCGTCCGGATACTATTGGCAGTGCTCCTGCTGCACCTCAGGTATTAATGGCCGGAATGCAAGCCAGAGCTGGCGGACAAGGACGAAAACGTAGAGCAGCAACCGACTTGCCACAAAACAAGACGTCTGTACATCAAGATGGCAGCGCGCAACAGGTCTCGTCACTTCAGCGATCCCTGACCAACACGTTTATCATTGACGGAGTGGCCGATCCTAAACGATGGGTGTATGTTTCAGTTCGTGTATTCTACAACAGATCAAGCATTGTAGACGGCAAAGACCCTACTATCCATGCAAACAGTCCGAGAGAAATCTCAAAAGAATCCTGTCATGGCCCAAATTCTGGAGCATCTAAGGTATTTATCTCTTCAAATGGATTGGACTACGTAGGAGTCTACAATGAGTTTGCAATTGTTGACGAGAGACAACCTATTTCAATTACAACAACAGCCATTGGAGTGAAGAATCCGGATTACGGCGAGGCAGAGACTTTATTTACTGCCTACGACTCCTGCGGGCGTCCATGTCGACCCCTTTGCTTGGCATCGAGCCAAGGCAAGCAAACTTATAAGCCATGTTCTGCAGTTTTTAAGGTGTCATCTGCTTTACCAAAAATGTTCCATCTTTCCTACCGAGACGCAATTTTTGGTGGTGTCCAAGCTGATAATTTGATTGAATCTTTTGGCAGGGACACTACGCCTCCTATCACATTTGTTTGTGACAATTCAAAATTCTGGCCATGGGAATACTAG
- the LOC128190167 gene encoding tyrosinase-like protein 1 translates to MEFDFKSENMAIVWTKAVSVFCLVLSLLKLSSALLEPNPFPETLKECYDFRSYNMTPSDEVALMIQNHCFKNYQYKQIAEGKVWTAPNITQEGMNYINSLFRKLFGEIVASSKSKHQKRQAAVRFRREVRSPGAFAPFANCIQDLYGRNAQSDPPMNMYQVIASLHTGQVLQSAHEGAAFLPWHRIYLLLLETACRGVPVPYWDSTVDHVMPDPTRSIVWSEQFFGNGDGQVLTGPFRNFQTTVPGDSITREIGTSRNALFTKEGLAAVLSRTRYSEIVEPKRGREYVYSLEGHHNGPHNWVGGHLPLPWVAAFDPVFFMHHAYVDAVWEVFRAQQIRNGIDPGRDYPLQNEPGHGPFDIIDFRPYFPPIRNIDAMSQAVARLVRYEPFPSCQNNCNSSPHLTCVGGVCMSRARPAASPIESFGGAAAFGPSDQDVPSQSRVLAQARGPIPGGERFRSSPFMDTRNRPNTIGNAPVAPELEAASFQARTAGMRSKRDVSNILHYNVSSNAHVQSVSSLERSYTNTFIMDGVIDVKRWVYVPVRVVYNRTNANGNDPTFKANILKENLNEVCRAVGSGASKVYVASNGLDYFGTYKEFAIIDERQPISETTAAVGIKNPDYGTGEALFSAYDSCGRPCRPLCLTSIQGKQKYKPCSGVFKISSAEPKMFKQTYSDVFALDISLDNSVASGPGDDLSSPSITFVCDENKHWPWVY, encoded by the exons atggaatttgatttcaaaagtGAAAATATGGCGATTGTTTGGACGAAAGCGGTTTCCGTCTTCTGTCTAGTCCTTTCTTTACTTAAACTGTCGTCTGCTCTCCTGGAACCAAATCCGTTTCCGGAAACATTGAAAGAATGCTACGACTTCCGTTCCTATAACATGACACCATCTGACGAAGTAGCTCTGATGATACAAAACCATTGCTTCAAGAATTACCAGTACAAGCAGATTGCTGAGGGGAAAGTCTGGACTGCCCCTAATATCACGCAGGAGGGTATGAACTACATCAACAGCTTGTTTCGAAAGTTATTCGGTGAGATAGTTGCCTCTAGCAAATCCAAACACCAGAAGCGGCAAGCTGCTGTTAGATTCAGGCGGGAGGTCCGAAGTCCGGGTGC CTTTGCTCCTTTTGCCAACTGCATCCAAGATCTCTATGGAAGG AATGCACAATCCGATCCTCCAATGAACATGTATCAGGTGATAGCGTCACTACACACGGGACAAGTACTACAATCAGCGCACGAAGGAGCGGCTTTCCTGCCCTGGCACAGAATATACCTATTGCT TCTTGAGACCGCTTGCCGTGGCGTGCCTGTGCCATACTGGGATTCCACGGTGGACCATGTTATGCCTGACCCCACCAGATCAATTGTGTGGAGTGAGCAGTTCTTTGGAAATGGTGATGGACAAGTATTGACGGGACCATTCCGGAATTTCCAAACGACTGTTCCTGGGGATAGTATTACAAGAGAAATTGGAACAA GTCGAAACGCTTTATTCACCAAAGAAGGTCTTGCAGCAGTTTTGAGTCGAACACGGTATTCAGAAATTGTTGAACCTAAAAGAGGACGCGAATATGTGTATAGTTTAGAAGGCCATCACAACGGTCCACACAACTGGGTTGGAGGTCATTTACCCCTTCCCTGGGTAGCTGCATTCGACCCTGTCTTTTTTATGCACCATGCCTACGTTGATGCCGTTTGGGAAGTATTCCGGGCACAGCAGATACGGAATGGAATCGACCCAGGACGAGATTATCCTCTTCAAAACGAACCTGGACACGGTCCATTTGACATAATTGATTTCCGGCCCTACTTTCCTCCCATACGAAACATTGACGCGATGTCCCAAGCTGTAGCGCGACTTGTTAGATACGAACCATTCCCGTCATGTCAGAATAACTGTAATTCAAGTCCACACTTAACCTGTGTAGGGGGAGTGTGCATGTCTAGAGCACGCCCTGCAGCCTCACCTATAGAATCTTTTGGAGGTGCAGCAGCTTTTGGTCCAAGTGACCAAGACGTTCCATCCCAGTCACGAGTTCTTGCACAGGCCCGAGGTCCTATACCCGGCGGGGAAAGATTCCGTTCCTCGCCATTCATGGACACCCGTAATCGCCCAAATACTATCGGGAACGCCCCAGTAGCACCCGAATTAGAGGCTGCCAGTTTCCAAGCAAGGACTGCAGGAATGCGAAGCAAACGCGATGTATCCAATATTCTTCATTACAACGTTTCATCAAACGCCCACGTCCAGTCAGTATCTTCATTGGAACGATCCTACACAAATACTTTTATCATGGATGGGGTGATTGATGTGAAGCGCTGGGTTTACGTACCCGTTCGTGTTGTCTACAACAGAACAAATGCAAACGGGAACGATCCGACTTTCAaagcaaacattttaaaagaaaacctaAATGAAGTGTGTCGTGCCGTCGGATCTGGAGCCTCAAAAGTATATGTGGCCTCTAATGGGTTAGATTACTTTGGTACATACAAAGAATTTGCAATCATAGATGAAAGGCAACCAATCTCCGAAACAACAGCAGCTGTAGGTATCAAGAACCCGGATTACGGTACAGGAGAGGCCCTGTTCTCGGCATACGACTCTTGTGGGCGCCCATGTCGGCCTCTTTGTTTAACTTCAATCCAGGGAAAGCAAAAATACAAACCATGCTCGGGAGTTTTCAAGATCTCGTCTGctgaaccaaaaatgttcaagCAAACATACAGCGATGTGTTTGCCCTTGATATATCGCTGGACAATTCCGTGGCCTCTGGACCCGGAGACGATTTAAGTTCCCCCAGCATTACATTTGTATGTGACGAAAACAAGCACTGGCCATGGGTGTATTAA